From Cricetulus griseus strain 17A/GY chromosome 1 unlocalized genomic scaffold, alternate assembly CriGri-PICRH-1.0 chr1_0, whole genome shotgun sequence, a single genomic window includes:
- the Fscn3 gene encoding fascin-3 gives MAEVDWIHRHPKAEDLRVGLISWAGTYLTFEAYKSTITAAAKSLGRRQTWELLVSNEHDAQAVVRLKSLQGLYLLCESDGTVCYGRPRSSHHGCFLLRFHRNGKWTLQCIVSGRYLESHGEDVFCNSRVLSAYHMWTPRPALHIHVILYSPTYRTYARADHTVGRIWVDAAVPCLEECGFLLHFQDGCYHLETSTHHFLSHVDRLVPHRSAQTAFYMQVRPRGLVALCDGEGGTLYPQGTHLLMGLGSNPIRGEEWFILQHFPAWVTLRSKTRRFISVIYDAEVCAASERLTPMSLFQYECDNESPTLQLRSANGYYLAQRRHRAIIADGHPMESETFFRVRWNCGKIILQSSNGRFLSITSNGLMSATASIPGPNEELGIRFANRSFLVLRGRYGYVGSSSERDLMQCNMDHPDFIQLLPCRPGIYHFQAQGGSFWSITSFGTFRPWGKFALNFCIELQGSNLLTVLAPNGFYIRADRSGTLLADSGDITKECIWEF, from the exons ATGGCTGAGGTGGACTGGATACACAGACATCCTAAAGCCGAGGACCTAAGGGTTGGGCTCATCAGCTGGGCAGGAACCTACCTCACCTTTGAAGCATATAAGAGTACAATCACAGCTGCTGCAAAGAGTTTGGGCAGGAGACAG ACCTGGGAGCTCCTGGTAAGCAATGAACATGATGCACAGGCTGTGGTACGACTAAAGAGCTTGCAGGGCCTCTACCTGCTGTGTGAATCAGACGGTACTGTGTGCTACGGCAGGCCAAGGTCTAGCCACCATGGATGCTTCCTGCTCCGTTTCCACCGAAATGGCAAATGGACCCTCCAGTGCATTGTCTCTGGTCGCTATCTGGAGTCCCATGGTGAGGATGTATTCTGCAACTCCAGGGTTCTCTCAGCTTACCATATGTGGACCCCCAGACCAGCCCTGCATATCCATGTGATCCTCTACAGCCCCACCTACCGCACCTATGCCCGAGCTGACCACACTGTGGGCCGAATCTGGGTAGATGCAGCAGTCCCCTGCCTAGAGGAGTGTGGTTTCCTGTTACATTTCCAAGACGGATGCTACCACCTGGAGACTTCTACACACCATTTCTTGTCTCATGTAGACCGGCTGGTCCCTCACCGCTCAGCACAGACAGCTTTTTACATGCAAGTGCGGCCTAGAGGCCTTGTGGCACTGTGTGATGGAGAAGGAGGCACATTATATCCACAGGGCACACATCTACTCATGGGCCTGGGCTCCAATCCTATAAGAGGTGAGGAGTGGTTCATTCTACAGCACTTCCCAGCCTGGGTCACCCTGCGGTCAAAGACAAGGAGGTTCATCTCAGTCATCTATG ATGCTGAAGTGTGTGCTGCCTCTGAGCGCTTGACCCCGATGTCCTTGTTCCAGTATGAATGTGACAATGAGAGCCCTACCTTACAACTCCGTTCAGCCAATGGCTACTACCTAGCCCAG AGGCGCCACAGGGCCATCATAGCTGATGGGCATCCCATGGAGTCTGAAACCTTCTTCCGTGTGCGCTGGAATTGTGGCAAAATCATCCTTCAGTCTTCCAATGGGCGTTTCCTGAGCATAACATCCAATGGCCTGATGTCGGCAACTGCCTCCATCCCAG GCCCAAACGAGGAACTGGGGATTCGATTTGCCAACCGCTCCTTCCTCGTCTTACGAGGTCGGTATGGGTATGTGGGCTCCTCCTCAGAACGTGACCTGATGCAGTGCAACATGGATCACCCTGACTTTATTCAACTATTGCCCTGCCGCCCAGGCATCTATCACTTTCAGG cacAGGGTGGATCCTTCTGGTCAATTACATCGTTTGGCACCTTCCGCCCTTGGGGAAAGTTCGCCCTCAACTTCTGTATAGAACTTCAGGGCAGCAACTTGCTCACGGTGCTGGCGCCCAATGGCTTCTACATCCGAGCCGACCGAAGTGGCACACTATTGGCAGACAGCGGAGACATTACCAAAGAATGTATCTGGGAATTTTAG
- the Arf5 gene encoding ADP-ribosylation factor 5 isoform X2: MGLTVSALFSRIFGKKQMRILMVGLDAAGKTTILYKLKLGEIVTTIPTIGFNVETVEYKNICFTVWDVGGQDKIRPLWRHYFQNTQGLIFVVDSNDRERVQESADELQKMLQEDELRDAVLLVFANKQDMPNAMPVSELTDKLGLQHLRSRTWYVQATCATQGTGLYDGLDWLSHELSKR; this comes from the exons ATGGGCCTCACGGTGTCCGCGCTCTTTTCGCGGATCTTCGGGAAGAAGCAGATGCGGATCCTCATGG TTGGCTTGGATGCGGCTGGCAAGACTACCATCCTGTACAAACTGAAATTGGGGGAGATTGTCACCACCATTCCCACCATAG GCTTCAATGTGGAAACAGTGGAATATAAGAACATCTGTTTCACAGTCTGGGATGTTGGAGGCCAGGACAAGATTCGACCTCTGTGGAGGCACTACTTCCAGAACACTCAG gGCCTCATCTTCGTGGTAGACAGTAATGACCGAGAGCGGGTCCAGGAGTCTGCTGATGAACTGCAGAAGATG CTGCAGGAGGATGAGCTTCGGGATGCCGTGCTGCTGGTGTTTGCCAACAAGCAGGACATGCCCAATGCCATGCCTGTGAGCGAGCTGACTGACAAGCTGGGGCTTCAGCACTTGCGTAGCCGCACG TGGTATGTCCAGGCCACATGTGCTACCCAAGGCACGGGCCTGTATGATGGGCTGGACTGGCTGTCCCATGAGCTGTCAAAGCGTTAG
- the Gcc1 gene encoding GRIP and coiled-coil domain-containing protein 1, with translation MEKFGMNFGGGPSKKDLLETIETQKKQLLQYQARLKDVVRAYKSLLKEKEALEASIKVLSVSHEADVGLASVQPPGLTLPDSVDDRCSTHSEDSTGTATSLDTAASLTSIKGEFGVEDDRMARGPLPLKSEEASGSESGVSSSSGDGPSAGSEMDKRLHQLKTQLATLTSSLATVTQEKSRMEASYLADKKKMKQDLEDANKKAEEERDRLVGELKGLQEQIAETKARLITQQHDRAQEQSDHAVMLRELQKLLQEERTQRQDLELRLEETREALAGRAYAADQIEGFELQTKQLTREVEELKGELQAIQDEKNRPDPRLQELQQEAARLKSHFQAQLQQEMRKTALAEDQLRQQCQVEEQRVAALENQISEVSELLGTYEKAKQKDQLTIQKLKERILQLDLENKTLALAASSRSPLDSHGDESSLDINVLKDKMEKLKRLLQVAARKSQVTLDVEKLCDPEIMPSSEAADGEKATALYYQQELKQLKEEFERYKMRAQVVLKNKNTKDGSLAKELEAAQEQLAELKEKYISLRLSCEELESQHQQEAEDWKQELARLQQLHRQELEHSQLDFRDRTLKLEEELHKQRDRALAVLAEKDLELEQLRSVALSSGLPGRRSPVGGVGGGGLGDPADTASSDSLTQALQLAAANEPTFFLYAEQLARKEVEITSLRKQKHRLEMEAHQLQEKLLEEGERHREEVGALQSHIEKNIRDQSREGANLEYLKNIIYRFLTLPDSLGRQQTLTAILTILHFSPEEKQVIMRLPSGGGWWPSGKR, from the exons ATGGAGAAGTTTGGAATGAATTTCGGGGGCGGCCCAAGCAAAAAGGACCTGCTGGAGACTatagagacacagaaaaagcAGCTCCTCCAGTACCAGGCTAGACTCAAGGATGTGGTCCGGGCCTATAAAAGTCTACTGAAGGAGAAAGAGGCCCTGGAGGCCAGCATCAAAGTGCTGTCGGTATCCCATGAGGCGGATGTAGGCCTTGCAAGTGTGCAGCCTCCAGGTCTCACGCTCCCTGACTCTGTGGATGATCGTTGCTCCACTCACAGTGAGGATAGCACCGGAACTGCCACTAGCTTGGATACTGCAGCCAGTCTTACGAGTATCAAGGGTGAGTTTGGGGTCGAAGATGACAGAATGGCCCGTGGACCACTTCCTCTAAAGTCCGAAGAGGCCAGTGGGTCAGAGAGTGGCGTTAGTAGTAGCAGTGGGGATGGGCCATCTGCGGGGAGTGAGATGGACAAGAGACTACATCAGCTGAAGACTCAGTTGGCTACTTTGACTAGCTCCTTGGCTACAGTCACCCAGGAGAAGTCCCGTATGGAGGCATCTTACCTGGCAGACAAAAAGAAGATGAAACAGGACCTAGAGGATGCCAATaaaaaggcagaggaagagagggaccGTCTGGTGGGAGAATTGAAGGGGCTGCAGGAGCAGATAGCAGAAACCAAAGCCCGACTTATCACACAGCAGCACGATCGCGCCCAGGAGCAGAGTGACCACGCTGTGATGCTGCGAGAGCTGCAGAAGCTGTTGCAGGAGGAAAGGACCCAGCGTCAGGACCTGGAACTTCGGTTAGAAGAGACCAGAGAAGCCCTGGCAGGGCGGGCATATGCAGCTGATCAGATAGAAGGCTTTGAACTGCAGACCAAGCAGCTGACCCGTGAGGTAGAGGAGCTGAAAGGTGAGCTGCAAGCCATTCAAGATGAGAAGAACCGACCAGACCCGCGGCTGCAAGAGCTTCAGCAAGAGGCTGCCCGTCTTAAAAGCCATTTCCAGGCCCAGCTGCAGCAAGAAATGAGGAAG ACAGCCCTTGCGGAGGACCAGCTTCGCCAGCAGTGTCAGGTAGAAGAACAAAGGGTTGCAGCCCTGGAGAATCAAATCTCTGAGGTGTCTGAACTGCTGGGCACCTATGAGAAAGCCAAACAGAAAGACCAGCTGACCATCCAGAAGCTGAAGGAGCGGATTCTGCAGCTGgacctggaaaacaaaacactggcCCTCGCGGCCTCTAGCCGGTCCCCTCTCGACAGCCATGGGGATGAATCCAGTCTGGATATCAACGTCTTGAAGGATAAGATGGAAAAGCTCAAGAGGCTACTGCAGGTTGCAGCTAGGAAAAGCCAGGTGACCCTGGATGTGGAGAAGCTCTGTGACCCTGAGATAATGCCCAGCTCAGAGGCTGCTGATGGGGAAAAGGCTACTGCACTCTACTACCAACAGGAGCTGAAGCAGCTGAAGGAAGAGTTTGAGCGCTACAAGATGAGAGCCCAGGTCGTGCTCAAGAACAAGAATACCAAAGATGGGAGCCTGGCGAAGGAGCTGGAGGCAGCACAGGAACAGCTTGCTGAGCTGAAGGAGAAGTATATCTCCCTGCGGCTGTCCTGTGAGGAGCTTGAAAGCCAGCACCAGCAGGAGGCTGAGgactggaagcaggagctggcCCGGCTGCAGCAGCTCCATCGGCAGGAACTGGAGCATAGCCAGCTGGACTTCAGGGACCGCACACTGAAACTGGAGGAGGAGCTGCATAAGCAGCGGGACCGGGCCCTGGCCGTGCTTGCCGAGAAGGACTTGGAGCTGGAGCAATTGCGTTCCGTGGCCTTGTCCTCTGGGTTGCCAGGGCGCAGGAGCCCTGTGGGTGGAGTGGGTGGTGGAGGTCTTGGGGACCCTGCTGACACAGCTTCCTCAGATAGCCTGACCCAAGCCTTGCAGCTCGCTGCAGCCAATGAGCCCACTTTCTTCCTTTATGCTGAGCAGTTGGCCCGAAAGGAGGTGGAGATCACCTcactgaggaagcagaaacaCAGGCTGGAGATGGAGGCCCACCAGCTGCAGGAAAAGCTACTGGAGGAGGGGGAGCGGCACCGAGAGGAGGTTGGAGCACTCCAGAGCCACATTGAAAAGAACATCAGGGACCAGAGCAGGGAAGGAGCCAACCTGGAGTATCTCAAAAACATCATCTACCGCTTCCTGACCTTGCCGGACAGCCTGGGCCGCCAGCAGACGCTCACAGCCATCCTGACTATCTTACACTTCAGTCCCGAGGAGAAGCAAGTGATAATGCGGCTCCCAAGTGGCGGGGGCTGGTGGCCTTCTGGCAAGAGATGA